CCCATCAATGTCCACTGGGTTTAATAGCGAAGGAAACGCTGCACTAGCTCTTAAAGCTAACGGTAGTGACCCACTTTCTAAAACTTCCTCTTCTCCTGTTTCTATATTTGTTCCTATACAGTAAAAAGGAATTGGAAGTTTTGAAAAATCAGTAATTTCATCAACAGGAGCTAGTAATTCTGTTAGAAAATTAAGCACATTTTGTCCTTTTGACAAACCTAAAGGCAACCCTAAATTCCCTTTTTTTATGGGTAAAGAAATAGCATATTTTTCTCCATGAGCTTTACTAAAAAAGGGTTTCTCTCTTCTAGAAACCTTATCCTGTAGTAAATCCATAAAGTCTGTTTTAAGAACAGTTTCTTCTATCTGATCTGCCGTGTATCCTGAAGCATATAGCCCACCAACAATGGCTCCCATACTTGTACCTCCAATATAGTCTACCTGAACTCCCGCTTTTTCAAGCTCTTTTAAGATCCCTATATGAGCAATTCCTTTGGCTCCACCACCACTAAGCACCAAACCTACCTTAGGTTGATCTTGTGCCAACATGAGTGCTGGTAGTAATAATAAAATTAGCAACTTTTTCATTCTTCTTTTTTTTGATAGTGTTTGTATATTTTTTGAGCTCTAGCATTTCCAACCACTTCTTTCAATTCTTCTAAAGTAGCAGCTTTAACTCTTTTTGCTGACTTAAACTTTCGTAATAAATTAGTAATAGTTTGCTTTCCTATATCTGGGATTTGTTCTAATTCTGATTGTATAGCACTTTTACTTCGTTTGTTTCTATGAAAAGTAATTCCAAAGCGGTGTGCTTCATTACGCAAATATTGGATAATTTTAAGCGTTTCTGATTTTTTATCTAAATATAACGGAACTGGATCTCCTGGGTAAAAAATCTCCTCCAATCTTTTTGCAATACCAATAATGGCTATTTTTCCTCTTAAACCTAGAGCGTCTAGACTCTTTAAAGCAGAAGACAACTGCCCTTTTCCTCCATCAATTACTATTAACTGTGGCAAAGGTTGTTCTTCGTCCAATAATCTCTTATATCTTCTATATACTACTTCTTCCATTGAAGCAAAATCATCGGGACCTTCAACTGTTTTGATATTAAAATGACGATAGTCTTTTTTGCTCGGTTTTCCGTCTTTAAAAACTACACATGCAGCAACTGGGTTTGTCCCTTGTATGTTCGAATTATCAAAACATTCTATATGACGAGGTTCTTTTCCTAATCGTAAATCTTTTTGCATCTGCGTCATGATTCTTTTTACATGACGGTCTGGATCTACAATTTTAATTTGTTTAAACTGTTCTTGACGATAAAACTTAGCATTACGTTCAGACAGTTCTACAATACGTTTTTTGTCTCCTAATTTTGGTATCGTGACTTTGATATCATTTCCCACATTCACCTTAAACGGAACAAAAATTTCTCTTGATAACGAATGAAAGCGCTGACGAGTTTCAATAATAAACAACTCAAGAAGTTCCTTATCCGTTTCTTCTAGTTTTTTCTTAATCTCCGTGGTATACGATTGTACAATTGAACCATTCATTATCTTTAAAAAGTTTGCATAACCATGCGATTCATCAGAAATAATAGAAAATACATCTACGTTATTAATTGATGGGTTCACTATTGTTGATTTGGCTTGATAATTTTGTAAAGACGCTAATTTTTCTTTGATTTTTTGCGCTTCTTCAAATCGCATATCAGCAGCAAAGTCAAGCATTATTTTTTCAAACTGTTGTAAACTCTCTTTAAAATTTCCTTTAATGATGTTTCTAATTGCTCTGATATCCTCTAAATAACTCTCCTCCGTTTGATATCCTTCACAAGGTCCTTTGCAATTACCTAAATGATATTCTAAGCAAACTTTATACTTATCAGCGTCAATCTTTTCTTGACTTAGATCATAATTACAAGTACGTAGCGGGTATAACTCTTTAATTAAATCCAACAACGCATGTACCGTTCGCACATTGGTGTATGGGCCAAAATACTCCGATCCATCTTTAACAACTCTTCTTGTAGAAAATATGCGCGGAAATCGCTCTTTTTTAATGCAGATCCATGGATATGTCTTGTCGTCTTTTAACAAGACATTGTATCGTGGTTTGTATTTTTTTATCAGGTTATTTTCAAGAAGTAACGCATCTGTTTCTGTATCAACCACCACATGTTCTATTCGAACAATTTTTTTTACTAAAACTCGTGTTTTACCATTCTCGTGATTCTTAGTAAAATAAGACGAAACTCGTTTCTTTAAACTCTTAGCTTTTCCAACATAAATAATCGTATCATCTTTATCAAAATATTGATAAACTCCTGGTGAATTTGGTAGCGTTTTTATTTGAAGTTCGAGTGATGTTGGCATACAACGAAAATACGATTTTATTAAAAGATATTTATTGTAATGCTGTACATTTATCCTTTTCAATTAAAAATGCAACAACCACAAGATTTTTACAATAAAGAACTGAAAAATTTAGCTGTTCAACTTTCAAAAACAAACAGTAAAATAACCTTTATAAGAATACTCAGGCTATTTGTTTTTTTAGGCTTTTCTTTTGGAGTTTATTTAACCTTCTATCAACCTTATATACCTTTTATATTCGGTTCAATTGGTATTTTACTATTTGTTTTTTTAGTTATACAGCATCAACAAGTAAAAGAAAAACGTACTATACTTCAGCTTAAAAAAGATAATAACCAACTAGAAATTGATGTTCTTAATGGTCATTTTGAATCACTTCCTGAAGGAGCAGAGTTTACAAATTCCACACACTCTTATAGTAATGATATTGACTTATTCGGAAAAGGTTCTTTTTTTCAATATATCAATAGAACTGCAACAACCAATGGTAAAAAACTTCTAGCCTCCTTATTAACGAGTAATTCGATTACTTTTATTGAAGAAAAACAAAAAGCACTTAAAGAATTATCTGAAAAAATTCATTGGAGACAACATTTTACTTCACTAGCACATTTGGTTTCGTCAACCACTCAAGAATCCTCAGTGATTACAAAATGGTTAATCAACTATGAATCAAAACTAGCAACTTCTTTAAGGTGGGTTTCTATATTTTTTTCAACCATTTCAATAACTTTAATAGTCTTATTGGTTTTTGGTGCTATTCCTTTTTCAGTTGTTTTAATTTGGTTTTTTATCGGTTTAACAATTACAATCTTCCATATTAAAAAAACACAACATATTTACACCTCTTCAAGTAAGGCTAAAGATACTTTTAAACAGTATTATTTACTTCTGGAGCAAATAGAAAAAGAAACTTTTACCTCTGCTCTTCTAAAAGAAAAGCAACAAAAAATAGCTACTAAAACAAAAAAAGCATCTGTTATTTTTAAAGAGTTTTCTAAAATTTTAGACACTTTCGACCAGCGTAATAATATTGTTATTGCTATTATTGGAAATGGCTTGTTTTTATGGGATATTACCCTTGCAATAAGAGTAGAAAAATGGATTCTTTCCTATAAAGAAACTACCGATGAGTGGTTTAACGTTGTAAATTTTTTCGATGCTTATAACTCTTTTGCCAACTTCGTTTTTAATCACCCTACTTTTGCTTTCCCTACTCTTCAAAAAGAAAACAACGGTATTATTGCTCAAAACCTTGGGCATCCACTTTTGAAACCCTCAAAAAGAGTTAACAATGACTTTACGATTTCTAAGGAACAATTTTTCATTATAACTGGTGCTAACATGGCAGGAAAGAGTACATTTTTGCGCACCGTTTCTTTATCCTTAGTCATGGCAAATTGTGGACTACCTGTATGCGCCACTAATTATCAATACACTCCTGTAAAATTAATTACCAGTATGCGAACATCTGACTCATTAACCGAGGATGAGTCTTATTTTTATTCGGAACTAAAACGGTTAAAATTTATTGTTGATACTATTGAAACCGATCGCTATTTTATTATTCTTGATGAAATTTTAAAAGGGACAAACAGTAAAGATAAAGCATCAGGCTCTAGAAAATTTGTTGAAAAACTTACACGTTCAAAATCTACTGGAATTATAGCTACTCACGATGTAAGTTTGTGTGAACTAGCTAATGAGTATCCTCAAATACTGAATTATTATTTTGATGCTGAAATTGTAAACAATGAATTGTTTTTCGATTACACGATAAAGCCTGGAACTTGTAAAAACATGAATGCTTCTTTTCTTCTTAAAAAAATGGAAATTGTGTAACCATTCGTTTTGAGAAAGTCTGTATTATCTTTCAACAAAACCATGACAAATGACAGGAAAAATTGATTGATTAATCCGTACCTTTACACTATGAGCACACTCATAGATAATTTTGGAAGACAAATCAACTACGTTCGTTTAGCAGTAACCGACCGTTGTAACTTACGTTGTCAATATTGTATGCCTGCTCAAGGAATTGATATTGTACCAAGAAAAGAGCTACTTACCTACAAAGAAATGTACCGAATAATTCGAGTACTTACTGAATTAGGTGTAAATAAAGTTCGTTTAACAGGTGGAGAACCTTTTGTTAGAAAAGATTTTGTTTCTTTTTTAGAAATGTTATCGTATAATGATTTGTTAGATGACATCAATATCACGACCAACGGAGCGCTTATTTCCAAACACATCAAAACGATAGAAAAACTTAAAAAGGTAAAGAATATCAATTTAAGCATTGATAGTTTACACCCTGAAAAGTTTGCTAAAATTACCCGTAGAGATGTTTTCCCAGAAGTATATAAAACCTTTGAGTTATTAGAAAAAAGTTCGTTGAATTTAAAACTGAATGTGGTTGTTCAGTCTGGATTCAATACTGATGAAATTAACGATTTTGTGCAGCTTACTAAAGACAAGGATATTGCAGTTCGTTTTATTGAAGAAATGCCTTTTAATGGAAAAGGGCAACGAAACGCAGAAGAAGTTTGGAACTATAACAAAATCTTAAACAACATACAGTCTGAGTTTACTGTTACTGAACTTCCCTCAAAAAAGTCATCTACTTCTAGAAATTTTTCTATAGAAAATCATAGAGGAACTATAGGGATAATCCCTGCATTCACTCGTACTATTTGTAATGATTGCAACCGAATTAGGATTACCTCAACAGGAACTTTTAAAAATTGCCTATTTGATG
The nucleotide sequence above comes from Tenacibaculum singaporense. Encoded proteins:
- the uvrC gene encoding excinuclease ABC subunit UvrC, which codes for MPTSLELQIKTLPNSPGVYQYFDKDDTIIYVGKAKSLKKRVSSYFTKNHENGKTRVLVKKIVRIEHVVVDTETDALLLENNLIKKYKPRYNVLLKDDKTYPWICIKKERFPRIFSTRRVVKDGSEYFGPYTNVRTVHALLDLIKELYPLRTCNYDLSQEKIDADKYKVCLEYHLGNCKGPCEGYQTEESYLEDIRAIRNIIKGNFKESLQQFEKIMLDFAADMRFEEAQKIKEKLASLQNYQAKSTIVNPSINNVDVFSIISDESHGYANFLKIMNGSIVQSYTTEIKKKLEETDKELLELFIIETRQRFHSLSREIFVPFKVNVGNDIKVTIPKLGDKKRIVELSERNAKFYRQEQFKQIKIVDPDRHVKRIMTQMQKDLRLGKEPRHIECFDNSNIQGTNPVAACVVFKDGKPSKKDYRHFNIKTVEGPDDFASMEEVVYRRYKRLLDEEQPLPQLIVIDGGKGQLSSALKSLDALGLRGKIAIIGIAKRLEEIFYPGDPVPLYLDKKSETLKIIQYLRNEAHRFGITFHRNKRSKSAIQSELEQIPDIGKQTITNLLRKFKSAKRVKAATLEELKEVVGNARAQKIYKHYQKKEE
- a CDS encoding MutS-related protein — protein: MQQPQDFYNKELKNLAVQLSKTNSKITFIRILRLFVFLGFSFGVYLTFYQPYIPFIFGSIGILLFVFLVIQHQQVKEKRTILQLKKDNNQLEIDVLNGHFESLPEGAEFTNSTHSYSNDIDLFGKGSFFQYINRTATTNGKKLLASLLTSNSITFIEEKQKALKELSEKIHWRQHFTSLAHLVSSTTQESSVITKWLINYESKLATSLRWVSIFFSTISITLIVLLVFGAIPFSVVLIWFFIGLTITIFHIKKTQHIYTSSSKAKDTFKQYYLLLEQIEKETFTSALLKEKQQKIATKTKKASVIFKEFSKILDTFDQRNNIVIAIIGNGLFLWDITLAIRVEKWILSYKETTDEWFNVVNFFDAYNSFANFVFNHPTFAFPTLQKENNGIIAQNLGHPLLKPSKRVNNDFTISKEQFFIITGANMAGKSTFLRTVSLSLVMANCGLPVCATNYQYTPVKLITSMRTSDSLTEDESYFYSELKRLKFIVDTIETDRYFIILDEILKGTNSKDKASGSRKFVEKLTRSKSTGIIATHDVSLCELANEYPQILNYYFDAEIVNNELFFDYTIKPGTCKNMNASFLLKKMEIV
- the moaA gene encoding GTP 3',8-cyclase MoaA, which codes for MSTLIDNFGRQINYVRLAVTDRCNLRCQYCMPAQGIDIVPRKELLTYKEMYRIIRVLTELGVNKVRLTGGEPFVRKDFVSFLEMLSYNDLLDDINITTNGALISKHIKTIEKLKKVKNINLSIDSLHPEKFAKITRRDVFPEVYKTFELLEKSSLNLKLNVVVQSGFNTDEINDFVQLTKDKDIAVRFIEEMPFNGKGQRNAEEVWNYNKILNNIQSEFTVTELPSKKSSTSRNFSIENHRGTIGIIPAFTRTICNDCNRIRITSTGTFKNCLFDDGVFNLRDFIRNGASNEDLKALFLSLIKEKPENGFVAEANRKGNVTESMSTIGG